The following are encoded together in the Kwoniella europaea PYCC6329 chromosome 1, complete sequence genome:
- a CDS encoding 4-aminobutyrate aminotransferase gives MFTRAVRSTSKSTLSLRTRSLGVRAFSSTDLIPDEPSGPSVKTDKVPGPKGIAASKEIDTFQDPRTHVIVPNYEESSGNYLVDADGNVLLDVFAQISSIALGYNVPALLELAKTDEFAKAAMNRPALGSFPPVQWAEWLKTGLLTVQPKGLDQLITTLCGSSANETAFKCSFMAYRQRERGGPDVPFTKEEMDSCMSNHSPGAPQLSVLSFKSGFHGRLFGSLSATRSKAIHKVDIPAFDWPAAPFPELKYPLSEHVQENEAEEKRCLEEYEKILIESKSTRPVAAVIIEPILSEGGDRHASNNYFRQLRLIAKKHGAFFIADEVQTGVGATGTFWAHEKWGLKEGEEPDFVTFSKKMQAAGVFHKKETRPNAPYRNYNTWMGDPVRALQAREMIRLIKSHDLVSHTASTGLNLASSFKSLFGSSVAQGKIMNFRGEGDGTYLAWDMASPAQRDTFLGKMRNNGVQIGGCGDQTVRLRPTLTFGEKHAEVLVGTVEKVLKEL, from the exons ATGTTCACTAGAGCTGTTCGATCCACTTCCAAGTCCACCCTTTCCCTTCGTACTCGATCCCTAGGGGTCAGAGCATTCTCATCAACAGATCTCATACCTGATGAACCTAGTGGACCATCTGTCAAGACCGACAAAGTTCCCGGACCAAAAGGTATTGCCGCT AGTAAAGAGATAGATACTTTTCAAGATCCAAGAACTCATGTGATCGTACCGAACTATGAGGAATCAAGTG GAAATTACCTTGTGGACGCAGATGGGAATGTATTGTTAGATGTATTCGCTCAGATCTCATCTATAGCTTTGGGTTATAACGTTCCTGCGTTGTTGGAACTGGCAAAAACC GATGAGTTCGCCAAAGCAGCTATGAACCGACCTGCACTGGGATCTTTCCCACCTGTTCAATGGGCAGAATGGCTCAAAACCGGTTTATTGACCGTCCAACCTAAAGGCTTAGATCAATTGATAACCACCCTTTGTGGTTCTAGTGCGAATG AAACCGCTTTCAAGTGCTCTTTCATGGCTTATAGGCAGAGGGAAAGAGGTGGACCGGATGTACCATTCAcaaaagaggagatgg ACTCATGTATGTCGAACCATTCACCTGGTGCACCTCAGCTATCCGTACTTTCCTTCAAATCCGGTTTCCACGGTAGATTGTTTGGTAGTTTGAGTGCTACGAGGAGTAAAGCTATACATAAG GTCGACATACCTGCATTTGATTGGCCTGCTGCCCCATTCCCAGAATTGAAATACCCACTCAGTGAGCATGTCCAGGAGAACGAAGccgaggagaagagatgttTGGAGGAGTATGAGAAGATTTTGATTGAAAG CAAATCAACTCGACCCGTCGCAGCTGTGATCATTGAACCTATCTTATCAGAAGGTGGAGATCGACATGCCTCCAACAACTACTTCCGACAACTTCGACTGATCGCCAAGAAGCACGGGGCATTCTTCATTGCTGACGAGGTCCAGACCGGTGTAGGAGCTACAGGTACTTTCTGGGCTCACGAGAAATGGGGCTTGAAAGAAGGGGAGGAACCTGATTTCGTGACGTTCAGTAAAAAGATGCAAGCTGCTGGAGTGTTCCATAAGAAGGAGACTAGACCCAATGCTCCGTATAGAAACTACAATActtggatg GGTGATCCTGTCAGAGCATTACAAGCTAGAGAGATGATCCGACTTATCAAATCCCACGACCTAGTCTCTCATACTGCTTCTACAGGTCTGAACTTGGCATCATCCTTCAAATCGCTGTTTGGCTCGAGTGTAGCTCAAGGTAAAATCATGAATTTcagaggtgaaggtgatggaaCGTATCTTGCGTGGGATATGGCCTCTCCAGCTCAGAGGGATACATTCTTAGGCAAGATGAGGAACAACGGTGTCCAGATTGGTGGATGTGGTGATCAGACGGTTAGGTTGAGACCTACTTTGACTTTTGGTGAGAAACATGCTGAGGTACTGGTTGGTACCGTTGAGAAGGTACTTAAGGAGTTATAG